From Helicobacter sp. MIT 99-5507:
TGGGTCTGCAGAATCTATCAAAACAATTTTATTTTCTAACTCTACATCACTTTCTAATGCAATTTTTGCTGTAATGATTTTTTGTGTAATAAAATTTGGTTGTGATTGCAGACTACTAAAATACAATATATCATTGCTATTTATTATCAATGGAGGCAGCTTTATTGCTTGTGTGACTTTATATTCTTCTTTATGTCTTTGTATTTCATTTCTAAATTTTTTGCTAGGAGGATCTTTGTATATTGTTGATTGCAAAGATAATATATTATTAATATCAAGGTGTGATAAATCCTCTTTGCTGATATTTAGCTCTTTCCCAAAAAGAGCGATAAAATCAAGTGTGCTTGATAGTAATTTTGTAAATTTAAATTTTGCTAACTCTCTTCCTTCTATTACGATTCTAAAAAAATCAAATAATTCTTTTGCACTTATTTGGATTCCATTTTGCATAAGGATTGTGTCTAATTCACTTTCTTTTTGCTTACTTAGCCTAAAAATATTATCTTGTTTTATAGTAGTATTATTTGTTGTGTTTGAGAAATAAATATCAAATGCCTCTTTATAACAAGGAGAAAGAATATTATAGCTTCCAGCACGTAAATGTCCATATTTGTCTAAAAATTCTTCTTTTTTGATACTATTATTTTGCATTTTCATCATATCAATTGATAATTCTTTATTAATTGTTTTTAGAGATAATAAAAATTGATTTTTTTCTAATACACTAAAAAACCCAATATCAACTAATGAATTTATCATTTGCATTGCTACAAATGCAGCCCTTGCGATTCCTGCAAATGGAAGTGTCCCAAATCTCTTGCAATCTTCAATAAGCCAATATATTTTATCTATAATATTTAGATTAGATTGCATTATAGAATCAAATCTACTCTCAAGCAATGCTATTTTGTTTAGATCTTTTAAATATAGACCACTTTTGGAATCTAAAATATTATTTGTAAGCGTTAATAAGCTAAATTCGATTCGCTTTAGCTCATTTTGATTAAAGCCATGTTTTTTTAATATCTGCAATTTATTTGGTAGATTAAAATCATAACATGAAAAAACTATATCAAATTCAATTTTATCATGTAAGTGTGGCTTGGATTCTAATGCTTTTAGATAATAATTCACTAGCTTATTTGCTATTGTTTCATCTAGTTTTTTTGGTATAAACGAATTAAATGATAATCTTACATCAATGTAGGGCACGCCCAAAAATGAATACATCAATGGGTGAGATCTTAGATTTCTATATCCATAATTATCCCTTTGATACGCCCAAATATTATCAGTCACTAATTCTTTATATAAAGATAAAGCAAGTCTTTTTGGTTTTAGTCCTATTATCTCTGCTGGATTCCAATCTGGCATAACACCAAAAATCGTTTTATCACCTAATATATGCGGATGTCGTAATGATAGATTATCTATTTGTGTTTGCAATCGCTTTAAGATTCCACTATTTATTGCATTAAAATAGTTATTTTTATTTTTCATTACAAGTGGGCGGACTTGTAAAATATATAAATCACCATTTTTTGTAAATGCAAATTCTACATCTAGGGCATTATTATCAAAAATAGATTCTAATTCTAATAGTGTTTTAATAATTTTATTTATTTTCTTATTTTTTGATTTATGTTCTCTAAAAACTATGATATTTGTTAGATTTGAAGTTTGACCACTTGTTACACTATCGCTACTACCGCTTTCATCATAGCTTATACAAAAATATGGTGCATAATTATCTTTATCTACACTAAATGCAACGCCGCATATATCGATAGATTCTAACATCGGCTGCACTAAAATGTAATTATCTTTACAACCCCACCCCATGGAGGATTTTACTTTTCTTAGTGCATCTTTTAGTGCTTTTGTATCATTTGTATTGATATTTGGTATGCTCAAAAATGCCCCAGCATTAGAGGTAGAATCTGTATCTTCATTGCTTGCAGAGCTTCTTAATATTACCTTATTGCCTAATTTTTGTATATTACTAATTATATTTTTATTATCAATATCATCTACCATTACCAAAGGGAGAATCTTTGCATTTTTAATAATTGTAGATAGATTTTTTAGATTCTCTCCTTTGTTTATAAATGATAATTTTTTCAAAAAATCCCCTTTAATTTACTTTTTTTGCACTCCAGCATCTAGTAGTGTATTTTATATTAAAGCTACTTGGAAGCCTATGTTTCATCTGGTATGCAATTTTTTCAAATAATTCATTTCCACTTTTTTGCTCTAAATCCCAATATGGGTTTTTCACGCTTTTCCATGCATTGATATAGTTTTCAACACTTTGATGAAAATAAAAATCTTGCTCTATATATATTATATTATCAAATAGATCTTTTCTGCTTTCAATTATTGGACGTTGGTCTTCTCTACGGACACCTCTAGTGTAGTTTGGCACTAAATCCATTATAATTTCTTCTGCGATTTCTTGAATAGGATCATTTAAATCTCTATGATTCCACATGCAAGAAAAATATCCATCATCTTTTAGGATTCTATGTGTTTCTTGCAATGCCAAATCTCTATCCATAACATTAAAACTACTTCCAAAAGTAACCCAATCAAAAGCTTTATTTTCTAATGTGCTTTCAATACCAATTGCTCTTACCCATTTTATATTTTGATTCTTTGTTCGTTCAATTCCAATTTCTCTCATCGCATCATTTGGCTCTACCGATGTAACTTCACAGCCCCGCTCTAATAGCATTATGCTTAAATTACCAGTTCCAGCACCAATATCTGCTACTTTTATTTTAGAATTCCCCCCCCCCATTTTGCTAACAAGATATGCAAGCATATCAATACAACTAGGTGCATAATTTGGTCTATATTCATAAAATTTAGCGTGTTTTGTGTAATCCCAATTTTGTTCTACTATTTTTTTCATATTTTTATTTCCTTTCTTTTTTAATTATTAACCTTTTTGGCACTCCAAGCTCGAATCTTATATGGTATCTCAATAATATCTAGATTCTGTATTTTATCTTTTATCATAGCCATTATTTTATTCCATCTTTCTTCCCCTGCTTGTGCTTGTATATCATTTACTGATTGCCATGCCCCTAAATATCTTTCTTTACTCATCATCTCAATATAATCACATTCCATAAAGAAACAATCTATAAAATCATTTGTTGATACTAGAATCTCCTCCCATTTTTTTGTATTTTGTGAGCCAGAACTAACTCTATTTAATTCTGGAATAATATTTTTTATCTCCTCTTCTATTTGATAAAATATAGAATCTTTTATTATATTTCTAGGATTCCATATCGCTGTGAAATATCCTCCATTTTTTAAGATTCTTCTAAATTCTGGCAATGATTTTGTATGGTCAGTCCAATGAAATGATGATGCCATTATCACCCAATCAAATTCATTTGCTTTCATTGTTGTATTTTCACCATCACCTTTAAACCATTTTATATTTGTATTTTTTGTATATTCTATGCCTTCATTTCTCATCGCATCATTTGGTTCTACTGCACTGACATTAAAACCAAAATTTGATAGCATTTTTGTAAGCTTTCCTGTTCCTGCGCCAACTTCGCATATTTTGAAATCTTTTATATCTTTGTTAAATGTATTTACACATAAAAATAACTTTTCTAATAACATGGCACTATATGCAGGTCTATTGATATAATATTTTGCTACTTGTGTGAAATCACCTTGTTTCATGTTTTCTTTATTCTCCTTTGAAATGATTTAAAAATCTTTTTGTATATGTAAAGCTATCAAATATCATCGGGGCTTCTTTTTTGATATAAAAAAGTTCATCATCAATATCTTTTGCTAATTGTTTTGAGAATGCAAGCAAATCATTTTTATCATCCAATAAAAAATCAATAATTTCATCTTCATTAAACATAAGATTATTGTGTTTTTCTATCATCAAGAGAGCATAATCTATATATTTATAAGCTTCTATGAGAGCTTTAGAAACTAATTCTTCTTTTGTATCTTTTGTGAATGATACTAAACAAAGAGGATAATCTTGGTAATTATCAATAATTATGTCATCTTTTAAAATATAATAATCTTTATTTATACAATCTTGTTTTTTTGCTACATTGCCATTCATATCTATTTCTTTTAAACTTTTATTAGTTAGTCTTGATACAGTTGATATTGCAAATTCCCCCCCCCCATCTATGCTAAAAATATGAGGAAAACATCTAGGAAAAATAGAGCCTTTTATTACACTCTCACTGCTGCAAATTTCTTTTGTGTTATTGTAAGGGAGTTTAAATCGCTTTATAAAATTATTTAGTGTAGTTGGCATTTCACTTTCTCCTATATCTTTCATTGTTAGATATGTAATATCTAGTTTTAAATGATCTATTAGTTTTCTTTGTGAGCTAAAATAAAACATTAAATGTGAAATACCTTTTATAATTTCAATTAATTTATCTTGTGCATCTTTTTTATTATTTATCTTTGAAATACTATGAAACATAGTGACATTTATATTGCTTTTTATGACAGAAATAGGATCTCGAACTATTTGATATACAGGGACTTTTTTGGTGCATGTTTGTAGAATCTTGTGGCTTTGATTATTTAGTGGGGCTTTATCTAAAACCATACCGCTAAAATTTCTATAAAATATAAATGGTCTTACTATTTCATAACTCCATATTTCTTCTGGTCTTGCTCCTATCTTTTTTAGATAATGAAACATCGCAGTCATTCCTAGTCCATGTCCGCCAAGGAGAATATAGTCATAATTTTGTGGATGAGGCAATAGATTGCAAGAGCTAATAACTTGCTTTGCAAACGGCAATCTATCAAAAAAAGCGTGGATTCTACCGCCTTTTAGCAATTTGAAAGCTGATTTTATTTTTCTTATTATTATCAAGATTCTATCTCCAAAAATTTCTTGTATTCTAACCAATTTTGAAATATATGTGAAGATTTTTCTTTTATTATGCTTGTTTCATGCTCTAGGAATGACTTGATTTTTTTATATACATTTGGGTTATGTTTGAAGTATCTAAATAATATTTCTATATCTATTTTATATTTATTGTAGATATTTTCAATTTTTATAACTTCATAAAGATATTGTTCTACTTTTTTGTTTATCTCATTTAACAAATTATCATTAATTTGTATTTTTTCTTTGCTTGAGATATTTAACTTCCTATTTTTGAATTTTTTTGATATATAATTTTTGGTTATATAGAATCTAGAATCAAGTTTATTATATATATTTTTTTGTATATCAAATACACTAAAATCATCATCAAATGGCGATACCATAAACTCTATACCATCAATATAAAATAAATGCGGGAATGATCTTGTAAATATATC
This genomic window contains:
- a CDS encoding PEP-utilizing enzyme translates to MKKLSFINKGENLKNLSTIIKNAKILPLVMVDDIDNKNIISNIQKLGNKVILRSSASNEDTDSTSNAGAFLSIPNINTNDTKALKDALRKVKSSMGWGCKDNYILVQPMLESIDICGVAFSVDKDNYAPYFCISYDESGSSDSVTSGQTSNLTNIIVFREHKSKNKKINKIIKTLLELESIFDNNALDVEFAFTKNGDLYILQVRPLVMKNKNNYFNAINSGILKRLQTQIDNLSLRHPHILGDKTIFGVMPDWNPAEIIGLKPKRLALSLYKELVTDNIWAYQRDNYGYRNLRSHPLMYSFLGVPYIDVRLSFNSFIPKKLDETIANKLVNYYLKALESKPHLHDKIEFDIVFSCYDFNLPNKLQILKKHGFNQNELKRIEFSLLTLTNNILDSKSGLYLKDLNKIALLESRFDSIMQSNLNIIDKIYWLIEDCKRFGTLPFAGIARAAFVAMQMINSLVDIGFFSVLEKNQFLLSLKTINKELSIDMMKMQNNSIKKEEFLDKYGHLRAGSYNILSPCYKEAFDIYFSNTTNNTTIKQDNIFRLSKQKESELDTILMQNGIQISAKELFDFFRIVIEGRELAKFKFTKLLSSTLDFIALFGKELNISKEDLSHLDINNILSLQSTIYKDPPSKKFRNEIQRHKEEYKVTQAIKLPPLIINSNDILYFSSLQSQPNFITQKIITAKIALESDVELENKIVLIDSADPGYDYLFTKNIAGLITCYGGANSHMAIRCSELSLPAVIGVGEDRFKTYKNANKLTIDSLNNQVFIL
- a CDS encoding class I SAM-dependent methyltransferase, which codes for MKKIVEQNWDYTKHAKFYEYRPNYAPSCIDMLAYLVSKMGGGNSKIKVADIGAGTGNLSIMLLERGCEVTSVEPNDAMREIGIERTKNQNIKWVRAIGIESTLENKAFDWVTFGSSFNVMDRDLALQETHRILKDDGYFSCMWNHRDLNDPIQEIAEEIIMDLVPNYTRGVRREDQRPIIESRKDLFDNIIYIEQDFYFHQSVENYINAWKSVKNPYWDLEQKSGNELFEKIAYQMKHRLPSSFNIKYTTRCWSAKKVN
- a CDS encoding class I SAM-dependent methyltransferase, yielding MKQGDFTQVAKYYINRPAYSAMLLEKLFLCVNTFNKDIKDFKICEVGAGTGKLTKMLSNFGFNVSAVEPNDAMRNEGIEYTKNTNIKWFKGDGENTTMKANEFDWVIMASSFHWTDHTKSLPEFRRILKNGGYFTAIWNPRNIIKDSIFYQIEEEIKNIIPELNRVSSGSQNTKKWEEILVSTNDFIDCFFMECDYIEMMSKERYLGAWQSVNDIQAQAGEERWNKIMAMIKDKIQNLDIIEIPYKIRAWSAKKVNN